The genomic stretch TTTCAGATCGTGGTTTGAGTTTCTTGGTGCTTCATGGCCGCAAGGCTGAAATAAGTAGCGTTGAGTAACAACATGTAGTATATACTAATCTACTTGCGTAGATGCCGCTTGGTTAATGGCTTTTCCATGGCATTGACTCTGAGTTTTTCCATTCGGTTGCAACCTAAGACTTAGTTTTATTTTTTATACATTAATTGTGTGATTTGTTCTGAAATTAGACCCAATAAAAAAGTCATAACTGAGCCGGTATACAGCAACGCGCTCATATTAGTGAAACGTTGCTCATGCCACCAAGTCCATCCGTACCAGCTGCTTGCAATTAAAAACATAGTAAAGGCAACTGGGGCAAATATTTTTAAAGGTGAAAATAGTGTTCCAACTTTAAATATAATCAGGAAGAAGCGAACGCCATCTTTCCATATGTTGATATGGCTTTTTCCTGTGCGTTTAGGTGCGTGTATTGGTAAGTATGCCACCGAATATCCAGAGCGAAAAAAACTCATAGTAATTGTTGTTGGGTAGGAAAAACCATTAGGGAGGAGGGGTAAAAATTCCTTAAATTTTTCTGTTTTAACCGCACGAAATCCTGAGGTTAAGTCATAGATTTTATGTCCTACCATCCAGCCTGAAAAAAGGTTGTAAAATCCGTTGGCAAGAGAGCGATGTGCTCCCGCTTGTGAGGCACGACTTCGTGCGCCAACCGCCATATCATACCCCTCTGCTAATTTTGCAAGGAGGTGTTGAATGTCATCAGCTTGATGTTGCCCATCTGCATCCATTGTGATCAATATATCACCTTGAGCTATTCTTGCTCCTGACTTGATCGCCGCTCCATTTCCTTTGCTATAGGGGTGGGTGATTATCTTGTGATTTGAACCTGCAAAGGCAGAACTGGTGCCATCCGTAGAGCCATCATCAATAATGATTATTTCGGCAGATGGGTGGAGGGTGTGAATTTGGGGTATTAGAGTCTTTAGGCTCTCGAGTTCATTTTTTGCAGGTATTATGATTGAAATGTTTACCATTGTTTTTCGGAACACTTTTGAATTTTGTCTAGAATTATTTGGCTATAGATAGCATTGTTTTTACTTGAATTAAGGTATTGCTTTGCCTTTCTCGTTGTCTGGCAAG from Chitinibacter sp. SCUT-21 encodes the following:
- a CDS encoding glycosyltransferase family 2 protein encodes the protein MVNISIIIPAKNELESLKTLIPQIHTLHPSAEIIIIDDGSTDGTSSAFAGSNHKIITHPYSKGNGAAIKSGARIAQGDILITMDADGQHQADDIQHLLAKLAEGYDMAVGARSRASQAGAHRSLANGFYNLFSGWMVGHKIYDLTSGFRAVKTEKFKEFLPLLPNGFSYPTTITMSFFRSGYSVAYLPIHAPKRTGKSHINIWKDGVRFFLIIFKVGTLFSPLKIFAPVAFTMFLIASSWYGWTWWHEQRFTNMSALLYTGSVMTFLLGLISEQITQLMYKK